CTAAAACCAAACCTTCCATGCCTTGCTCTTTAAGACGAATAATTTCATTCTTAACATCATTAGCTGCATTTAATTTTTGATAATCTTCAAAATCTGCGTAAAATTTCGGCAGGTTTATAATTCCAAAATTCTTGCCATCCTTCTTAACAAAAGCGGACTTGGCGTGGGTTTCTTCAATTTCCACTATATCACGCGTAATTTTTATTACTTTGGTTGTACCATCAACTTTTTTAACCGTTAAAAACACATTAGTTCCTTTAGGACCTTTTATCAGTTTAATAGCATCATCAATACGCATACCCGTTATGGTAATGGCATCTTTTTCATATTCCTGACGCACTTTCATAATTACATCTCCTACTTCCAACTCTTTTCCTCTCCAGGCTGGACCTCCTGAAATTAATTCCAAGATTTTAGTATTATCATTTCGCTTTTGTAAACGCGCCCCAATACCTTCTAATTTTCCGGCCATATCTTGATTAAAAGCCTCCTTATCTTGAGGTGCAAAATATGTAGTATGTGGATCAAATTCTTGGGCAATTGCATTGATGTACATTACAAACCAGTCATCGCGATCTAAATCATCTATATAATCGTTGTAATAAATATCAATAGTTTTAAGTGTTGCTTCACGCGATTCTTTTTCAATTTCAGCCATCGATTTTTTAACAACGCGATCCGTGTTTAAAGAATCGGCACGGGCATTTATTTTTTCTAAATTTTCCTGCTCCACCATCAATTCATCATAATTTGATAAATTGCTATATTTTAAACGTTGTCTCCATCTATCTGTTAATTCTTTCTTATTCTTCACATAGCCGATGTTTTCATAATCTGCATCGTAGGTTTCGTTTTTCGTATAATCAAAAGGTTCATCTAAAATAGTTTTATAGATAACTTTAGCTTCTTCAATACGTTTTATTAAACGCTCATGTGTTAAGTTGAAGAATGAAATATCATAAGCTTTCAATTGATCATCTAACTCCGTTTTATATTTCGAAAATTCTTCAATATCCGATTTGTAGAAATATTGTTTTAATGGATCTATCTGGTCGAGATAATCCAAATACACCTGTTCAGAAAAGTTATCATCCATTGCTTTTGGATCAAAATGACCACGTTCTAAAACGTAGGTTATTACTTGAATAAGCAATTTATCTTTATCCGGATCATCAAATGTTTTGGTAGTAAAACTACAGGATGCAAATGCCAGTAACAGCAAGAGCACTAAAATGTTATAATTCCTTTTCATAAGTCTCAAAAAAAGCATAGATTATTTTTCACTAAATTAATGAAAAAACCATGCCAATTAAACCAATCACTAATAATTTTTTGTTAAACCATATAAATTCAGGCATTGCACATGATTTTATGTATTTT
Above is a window of Bizionia sp. M204 DNA encoding:
- a CDS encoding carboxy terminal-processing peptidase, coding for MKRNYNILVLLLLLAFASCSFTTKTFDDPDKDKLLIQVITYVLERGHFDPKAMDDNFSEQVYLDYLDQIDPLKQYFYKSDIEEFSKYKTELDDQLKAYDISFFNLTHERLIKRIEEAKVIYKTILDEPFDYTKNETYDADYENIGYVKNKKELTDRWRQRLKYSNLSNYDELMVEQENLEKINARADSLNTDRVVKKSMAEIEKESREATLKTIDIYYNDYIDDLDRDDWFVMYINAIAQEFDPHTTYFAPQDKEAFNQDMAGKLEGIGARLQKRNDNTKILELISGGPAWRGKELEVGDVIMKVRQEYEKDAITITGMRIDDAIKLIKGPKGTNVFLTVKKVDGTTKVIKITRDIVEIEETHAKSAFVKKDGKNFGIINLPKFYADFEDYQKLNAANDVKNEIIRLKEQGMEGLVLDLRNNGGGSLQTVVEMAGLFIEDGPIVQVRSTEHPKEVLNDTDKSIVWDGPLVILVNEFSASASEIMAAAMQDYKRAIIIGSKQTYGKGTVQSFYDLNNMVRNNQEGDLGALKVTRQKYYRINGGSVQLEGVKSDVVVPDRFSYIDIGEKDQRNPLSWDEIDAADYKLWEGYFDYDTTIKMSNERMKDNEQLKLIADNAQWVRARMDEKTYPLNYEDYKAKLDANETESKTFDKIGEYQTNLTYESLPYEQKLFVQDTVLKDKRQRWHESLSKDVYVEEALHVLQDLKTSYNIKKMATVKD